The following are encoded in a window of Magnolia sinica isolate HGM2019 chromosome 11, MsV1, whole genome shotgun sequence genomic DNA:
- the LOC131219405 gene encoding COBRA-like protein 4: protein MGMERFEHPIQRSSDGIHAVIFRRQFRFNPILELRFAIAAFFFLCIFSHTAAYDPLDPNGNITIKWDVMSWTPDGYVAVVTMNNFQMYRHIISPGWTLQWSWAKKEVIWSMVGAQTTEQGDCSKFKGNVPHCCKKTPTVVDLLPGVPYNQQFANCCKGGVVASYGQDPANSVSAFQVSVGQGGTSNKTVKLPKNFTLLGPGPGYTCGPATIVPSTTFLTPDRRRKTQALMTWNVTCTYSQFLARKNPSCCVSFSTFYNNTITPCPSCACGCQTKKNCIKSDSKLLTAVGINTPRKDNTPLLQCTHHMCPVRVHWHVKLNYKDYWRVKIAVTNFNYRMNYTLWTLAIQHPNLNNVTQVFSFDYKPLLPYQSINDTGMFYGMKYYNDLLMEAGPLGNVQSEVLLQKNDETFTLKQGWAFPRKVYFNGDECMLPPPDTYPYLPNYARTKALSFTAFAASMLLLLMVLA from the exons ATGGGAATGGAAAGATTTGAACACCCAATTCAAAGGAGCTCTGATGGAATCCATGCCGTCATTTTCCGGCGCCAGTTCCGTTTCAATCCAATCCTAGAGCTGAGATTCGCCATTGCCGCTTTCTTCTTCCTCTGCATTTTTTCTCACACAG CTGCATATGATCCGTTGGATCCGAACGGCAACATCACGATCAAATGGGATGTAATGTCATGGACCCCAGATGGCTATGTG GCAGTGGTGACAATGAACAATTTCCAAATGTACCGGCACATCATTAGCCCTGGGTGGACCTTGCAATGGTCATGGGCTAAGAAAGAGGTGATCTGGTCTATGGTGGGGGCACAGACAACTGAGCAAGGAGACTGTTCTAAGTTCAAGGGGAATGTCCCACATTGCTGCAAGAAGACGCCGACGGTCGTCGATTTGCTGCCAGGGGTCCCATACAATCAGCAATTTGCTAACTGCTGCAAGGGTGGCGTCGTGGCATCATATGGACAAGATCCTGCAAATTCAGTCTCAGCCTTTCAAGTGAGCGTTGGCCAAGGAGGGACGTCGAACAAGACAGTGAAATTGCCCAAGAACTTCACATTGCTCGGCCCGGGGCCCGGTTACACCTGTGGCCCAGCAACCATCGTGCCGTCGACCACCTTCCTAACGCCGGATCGTCGACGGAAGACACAAGCTCTTA TGACATGGAATGTGACATGCACATATTCACAATTTCTAGCAAGGAAGAACCCAAGCTGTTGTGTCTCCTTCTCAACCTTCTACAATAACACTATCACTCCATGTccttcttgtgcttgtggctgcCAAACCAAAAAGAACTGCATCAA AAGCGACTCGAAGCTGCTGACCGCAGTGGGGATCAACACGCCGCGAAAGGATAACACGCCGCTGCTGCAGTGCACGCACCACATGTGCCCGGTCCGGGTGCACTGGCATGTGAAGCTCAACTACAAGGATTATTGGCGAGTGAAGATTGCCGTCACTAACTTCAACTATAGAATGAACTACACGCTGTGGACGCTCGCCATACAGCACCCGAATCTCAACAATGTCACACAAGTCTTCAGCTTCGACTATAAACCGCTCCTTCCCTACCAATCGATAA ATGATACTGGTATGTTCTATGGCATGAAGTACTACAACGACTTACTTATGGAAGCCGGGCCTCTGGGGAACGTGCAATCGGAAGTTCTTCTCCAAAAGAACGACGAAAcattcaccctcaaacaaggatGGGCATTCCCGCGGAAAGTCTACTTCAATGGAGATGAATGCATGCTACCACCACCCGACACATACCCATATTTGCCTAATTATGCCCGCACTAAGGCACTATCCTTCACAGCATTCGCCGCTTCAATGCTTCTCCTACTAATGGTACTCGCGTaa
- the LOC131219406 gene encoding uncharacterized protein LOC131219406 isoform X2 → MDNMDNAELYGRVLTVNYALPERIKGGEQGWAAQPIWADADTWFERQQQEEEMQRLQAEHRAVMEAAEELHRKKLAQEREGEKEEETMTKDDPMAVAEAEAEALSSKE, encoded by the exons ATGGACAACATGGACAATGCCGAGCTCTATGGGAGGGTGCTAACCGTCAATTATGCACTCCCGGAGCGAATCAAGGGCGGGGAACAAGGGTGGGCCGCTCAGCCCA TTTGGGCAGACGCAGATACATGGTTTGAACGGCAGCAGCAAGAAGAGGAAATGCAGCGTCTTCAGGCCGAGCATCGGGCGGTTATGGAAGCTGCTGAGGAATTGCATAGAAAGAAATTGGCTCAGGAACGAGAaggggagaaagaagaagaaaccatGACAAAGGACGATCCTATGGCAGTGGCGGAGGCAGAGGCAGAGGCTCTTTCTTCAAAAGAGTAA
- the LOC131219404 gene encoding COBRA-like protein 1, with product MGFDFSSTVRPISMHTNFTILIVILFFCCSLNSTEAYDSLDPTGNITIKWDVIQWTPDGYVAVVTMFNFQQYRHIQAPGWTLGWTWHKKEVIWSMVGAQATDQGDCSRYKGNIPHCCKRDPTVVDLLPGTPYNMQIANCCKGGVINSWVQDPDNAASSFQLSVGAAGSTNKTVKVPKNFTLKAPGPGYTCSPAKIVKPTKFLTQDGRRATQALMTWNVTCTYSQFLSQKTPTCCVSLSSFYNDTIVPCPTCTCGCQNNITQPGSCAEGNSPYLASAISKGGKNNYSPLVQCTSHMCPIRVHWHVKLNYKEYWRVKVTITNFNYRMNYTQWNLVVQHPNFDNLTKIFSFNYKSLTPYQAINDTAMLWGVKFYNDLLMQAGPLGNVQSEFLFKKDSATFTFDKGWAFPRRVYFNGDNCVMPPPDAYPWLPNATPPLTTTLLLPITAFLAYMLFLLAHV from the exons ATGGGTTTTGATTTCTCCTCCACAGTCAGACCCATTTCAATGCATACCAACTTCACCATTTTGATTGTGATCTTGTTTTTCTGTTGCAGTTTGAATTCCACAG AAGCCTATGACTCACTTGATCCAACTGGAAATATCACAATCAAATGGGATGTTATACAATGGACTCCTGATGGCTATGTT GCGGTCGTTACAATGTTCAACTTCCAGCAATATCGTCACATCCAAGCACCGGGATGGACATTGGGATGGACATGGCACAAGAAAGAGGTGATCTGGTCCATGGTTGGAGCTCAAGCTACGGACCAAGGCGATTGCTCAAGATACAAAGGAAACATCCCTCATTGCTGTAAAAGAGATCCCACTGTTGTGGATTTACTGCCAGGAACTCCTTATAACATGCAAATTGCAAATTGCTGCAAAGGGGGCGTGATCAATTCGTGGGTCCAGGATCCAGACAATGCAGCAAGTTCATTCCAGCTCAGTGTGGGTGCTGCTGGGAGCACCAACAAGACCGTCAAAGTGCCAAAGAACTTCACGCTCAAAGCCCCGGGGCCTGGCTACACATGTTCGCCAGCGAAGATTGTAAAACCGACTAAGTTTTTGACACAGGATGGAAGAAGAGCAACACAAGCTTTGA TGACATGGAATGTTACCTGCACATATTCTCAGTTCCTGTCTCAGAAGACTCCTACATGCTGCGTTTCATTATCGTCCTTCTACAATGACACGATCGTCCCTTGCCCGACATGCACATGTGGTTGCCAAAACAATATAACCCAACCCGGATCATGTGCAGA GGGAAATTCACCATATTTGGCTTCAGCTATTTCGAAAGGTGGAAAAAATAACTATTCACCTTTGGTCCAGTGTACCAGTCACATGTGTCCGATCCGGGTACACTGGCACGTCAAGCTCAACTACAAAGAATACTGGCGGGTGAAGGTCACGATCACGAATTTCAATTACAGGATGAATTACACGCAATGGAACTTAGTTGTCCAGCACCCGAATTTTGACAACCTCACCAAGATATTCAGCTTCAATTACAAGTCATTAACCCCTTATCAAGCCATAA ATGATACAGCCATGCTGTGGGGGGTCAAATTCTACAACGATCTGCTCATGCAAGCCGGCCCACTTGGGAATGTACAGTCGGAGTTCCTCTTTAAGAAGGATTCGGCGACCTTCACTTTCGATAAAGGGTGGGCTTTCCCCCGACGTGTCTATTTCAATGGCGATAACTGCGTCATGCCACCTCCAGATGCTTATCCGTGGTTGCCAAATGCCACCCCTCCATTGACAACCACCTTGCTTCTTCCAATCACTGCCTTCCTTGCATACATGTTGTTCTTGTTGGCTCACGTATAG
- the LOC131219406 gene encoding uncharacterized protein LOC131219406 isoform X1 — translation MNLQVQKNTLYVGGLAEEVNESILHAAFIPFGDIKDVKTPLDQATQKHRSFGFVTFLEKEDAAAAMDNMDNAELYGRVLTVNYALPERIKGGEQGWAAQPIWADADTWFERQQQEEEMQRLQAEHRAVMEAAEELHRKKLAQEREGEKEEETMTKDDPMAVAEAEAEALSSKE, via the exons ATGAATCTGCAAGTGCAGAAGAACACGCTCTACGTAG GTGGTCTTGCAGAGGAGGTGAATGAGTCGATCCTCCACGCTGCATTCATCCCCTTTGGCGATATCAAAGATGTTAAGACTCCTCTTGACCAGGCCACACAAAAGCACCGCTCATTCGGATTCGTCACATTTCTTGAGAAGGAAGACGCTGCAGCTGCCATGGACAACATGGACAATGCCGAGCTCTATGGGAGGGTGCTAACCGTCAATTATGCACTCCCGGAGCGAATCAAGGGCGGGGAACAAGGGTGGGCCGCTCAGCCCA TTTGGGCAGACGCAGATACATGGTTTGAACGGCAGCAGCAAGAAGAGGAAATGCAGCGTCTTCAGGCCGAGCATCGGGCGGTTATGGAAGCTGCTGAGGAATTGCATAGAAAGAAATTGGCTCAGGAACGAGAaggggagaaagaagaagaaaccatGACAAAGGACGATCCTATGGCAGTGGCGGAGGCAGAGGCAGAGGCTCTTTCTTCAAAAGAGTAA